Proteins from one Suncus etruscus isolate mSunEtr1 chromosome 3, mSunEtr1.pri.cur, whole genome shotgun sequence genomic window:
- the LOC126004407 gene encoding tripartite motif-containing protein 75-like, which produces MELSAGLAKLQAEVMCPVCLDYLKDPVTLDCGHNFCGACIENSWKEVEGTFPCPLCRQPRLTRSVSANPQLARLVELAQLLQGSRPLAGEEAQAEARSCAEHQQELSLFCEDHQELLCPRCAQSAAHQGHRVATVQEAARRHRQRLGGYIGPLKKRLAQVQKMTVAQDRTLRQLREDVDRQKRRLASEFEQLAEFVERQQDAALGRLAEEDKRLQRQLSANIAAYSDHIARLKGLMKEVAERSVLSEEMLLAGLGGVVRRCEDLQPPAVAPLSCRRPDYSLPPLCSALSNLIRRFREPVSLDPRMAHPSLRVSEDGKSVSWVPKRLRSQTSAKSGGSSAELVVLGREGFSCGRHYWEVQVGDKPEWAVGVCTDAPCSQAQGFPPGRKGLWVLQLQDGVYLGAGSAGAPLALKDRPKVIGIFLDYELGQLCFYNASDRSYLHSFSETFAEVLKPYFRVGLDCTPLTLSTGSGDLD; this is translated from the coding sequence ATGGAGTTGTCAGCAGGCCTGGCCAAACTGCAGGCAGAGGTCATGTGCCCCGTGTGCCTGGACTACCTCAAGGACCCGGTGACCCTGGACTGCGGACACAACTTCTGTGGCGCCTGCATCGAGAATTCCTGGAAGGAGGTGGAGGGCACGTTCCCCTGCCCACTGTGCAGGCAGCCCCGCCTGACAAGGAGCGTCAGTGCCAACCCGCAGCTGGCAAGGCTGGTGGAGCTGGCCCAGCTCCTGCAGGGCTCCAGGCCCCTTGCAGGCGAGGAGGCGCAGGCAGAGGCGCGCAGCTGTGCGGAGCACCAGCAGGAGCTGAGCCTCTTCTGCGAGGACCACCAGGAGCTGCTGTGCCCGCGCTGCGCTCAGAGCGCGGCCCACCAGGGCCACCGCGTGGCGACGGTGCAGGAGGCCGCGCGCCGGCACCGCCAGAGGCTCGGCGGCTACATCGGGCCCCTCAAGAAGCGCCTGGCCCAGGTGCAGAAGATGACGGTGGCGCAGGACAGGACCCTGCGGCAGCTGCGGGAGGACGTGGACCGGCAGAAGCGGCGGCTGGCGTCGGAGTTCGAGCAGCTCGCGGAGTTCGTGGAGCGCCAGCAGGACGCCGCGCTGGGCAGGCTGGCCGAGGAAGACAAGCGCCTGCAGAGGCAGCTCAGCGCCAACATCGCCGCCTACTCGGACCACATCGCCCGGCTCAAGGGCCTCATGAAGGAGGTGGCGGAGCGCAGCGTCCTGTCCGAGGAGATGCTGCTCGCGGGCCTCGGGGGCGTCGTGCGGCGCTGCGAGGACCTGCAGCCCCCGGCCGTGGCGCCCCTGAGCTGCAGGCGCCCCGACTACAGCCTCCCCCCTCTGTGCTCTGCGCTGAGCAACCTCATCCGCAGGTTCCGGGAGCCCGTGAGCCTGGACCCCCGAATGGCTCACCCCAGTCTGCGCGTGTCCGAGGACGGAAAGTCCGTGTCCTGGGTGCCCAAAAGGCTCAGATCGCAGACGAGCGCCAAGTCCGGAGGCAGCAGCGCCGAGCTGGTGGTCCTGGGCCGCGAAGGCTTCTCCTGTGGCCGCCACTACTGGGAGGTGCAGGTGGGCGACAAGCCCGAGTGGGCCGTGGGCGTGTGCACAGACGCCCCTTGCAGCCAGGCCCAGGGCTTCCCGCCAGGCAGGAAGGGACTCTGGGTCCTGCAGCTGCAGGATGGCGTCTACCTGGGGGCCGGCTCTGCGGGGGCGCCCCTGGCTCTCAAGGACAGGCCCAAGGTCATCGGCATTTTCCTGGACTATGAGCTGGGCCAGCTTTGCTTCTACAATGCGAGCGACAGGTCCTACCTCCACTCTTTCTCGGAGACCTTTGCTGAGGTGCTGAAGCCCTACTTCCGTGTGGGACTCGACTGCACCCCTCTGACCCTGAGCACTGGGAGTGGGGACCTGGACTGA